The Gillisia sp. Hel_I_86 genome has a segment encoding these proteins:
- the upp gene encoding uracil phosphoribosyltransferase produces the protein MQVINLGDQQSVLNKFISELRDVSVQADRMRFRRNIERVGEVLGYELSKTLSFHKVDIKTPLGIANCNIPKEDVVICSILRAGLPFHQGLLNYFDTAENTFISAYRHHTSEKEFEIKVEYLASPSLENKTLILADPMLATGRSFVNVYSALKKMGTPKEIHLASVIGSQQGIEYMSTHFPENTKLWIAIVDKELNDKGYIVPGLGDAGDLAYGTKLQH, from the coding sequence ATGCAAGTTATAAATCTAGGGGACCAACAATCTGTTTTAAATAAATTTATTTCTGAACTACGCGATGTTTCTGTTCAAGCAGATAGGATGCGTTTCCGTAGAAATATTGAAAGGGTTGGAGAGGTGTTGGGATACGAACTTAGTAAAACGCTATCCTTCCATAAAGTGGATATTAAAACCCCTCTAGGAATTGCAAATTGTAATATTCCAAAGGAAGATGTTGTTATATGTTCTATTTTAAGAGCTGGATTACCATTTCATCAAGGTTTGCTGAATTATTTTGACACTGCCGAAAACACCTTTATTTCGGCATACAGGCATCATACTTCTGAAAAGGAATTTGAAATAAAAGTAGAATATTTAGCTTCTCCTTCTTTAGAAAACAAAACCCTTATCCTGGCAGATCCTATGCTCGCCACGGGAAGGTCTTTTGTAAATGTTTATAGCGCATTGAAGAAGATGGGGACACCCAAGGAGATTCACTTGGCTTCGGTAATTGGTTCCCAGCAGGGAATAGAGTATATGAGCACACATTTCCCCGAAAACACCAAACTCTGGATTGCGATAGTAGATAAAGAACTGAATGATAAAGGTTATATAGTACCTGGATTGGGAGATGCAGGTGATTTAGCATATGGCACTAAACTTCAGCATTAA